The following are encoded together in the Silurus meridionalis isolate SWU-2019-XX chromosome 2, ASM1480568v1, whole genome shotgun sequence genome:
- the si:dkey-27h10.2 gene encoding protein let-653: MKKMSVTFHILTLLGVLLLPGFAQDNFNNVNITTTDKSAPNESITPGGVNMSTNEGYSYNISNNETLPSQQETQGSNNETKDGVFATNTIVPPEEETETTQGNSNKTKDGVFTTNTTVLPEQDNTDVGSSDWNLTKSTEGAITTGPGPTTTKKSTTSSTTKSTTAPARHDGNASNPVYVVVLILVILVIAVVAIIFFCVKANRRRFSVDIHCKNEDAQIPLAAVETEVCDASLTDMKTFMNDKETSPPPDSKEEGALPEADQQVKESPAETQTSEAPAEKPAEPNIVDETDGDPAASTKTSVETLNDVLNENNNNNNAERSVHALFFEIGLND, translated from the exons ATGAAGAAAATGAGTGTTACCTTTCACATTCTTACACTCTTGg GAGTCCTATTGCTGCCAGGATTTGCTCAGGATAATTTTAACAATGTTAATATTACCACAACCGATAAATCAGCTCCTAATGAGAGTATCACACCAGGCGGTGTGAACATGAGCACAAATGAAGGGTATAGCTACAACATCTCCAACAATGAAACTTTACCATCACAGCAAG AGACCCAAGGCAGTAATAACGAGACCAAAGATGGAGTGTTTGCCACCAACACTATTGTACCACCAGAGGAAG AGACTGAAACTACCCAAGGCAATAGTAACAAGACCAAAGATGGAGTGTTTACCACCAACACTACTGTACTACCAGAGCAAG ACAACACAGATGTTGGGAGTTCAGATTGGAATTTAACCAAGAGCACAGAAG GGGCGATCACAACTGGACCAGGCCCGACAACCACAAAGAAAAGCACCACAAGCAGTACCACAAAGAGCACAACGGCACCGGCGC GTCATGATGGCAATGCAAGCAACCCAG TCTATGTTGTTGTCTTGATCCTTGTGATTCTGGTTATTGCTGTTGTGGCCATCATCTTCTTCTGTGTTAAGGCTAATCGCAGG CGGTTCTCTGTCGATATCCACTGTAAAAATGAAGATGCTCAGATTCCTCTTGCTGCAGTGGAGACAGAAGTGTGCGACGCTTCACTTACAG ATATGAAAACATTTATGAATGATAAGGAGACTTCACCGCCGCCTGACTCCAAAGAAGAAGGAG CCCTACCTGAAGCTGATCAGCAAGTGAAGGAAAGCCCAGCTGAAACTCAAACGTCTGAAGCTCCTGCTGAAAAGCCAGCTGAGCCAAATATCGTGGATGAAACCGATGGAGATCCAGCAGCCTCCACCAAGACCTCTGTGGAGACTTTGAATGACGTGCTTAatgagaacaacaacaacaacaatgcag AGCGCAGTGTCCATGCCCTGTTCTTTGAGATTGGCCTTAATGACTAG